A genomic region of Borrelia coriaceae contains the following coding sequences:
- a CDS encoding plasmid maintenance protein: MKNLNFFLYNNSKLKKNQVRLIKLISILKYLNKNKLGYNQQDILNLANFFLKKEGYSIIKMKTLQKDLGFLKKNNVIKTFIIRLGEYKGSKTKYMPKINAYQILKQIFNSTEELLEKTFNIIYKLSKKKTNEKNRTKNSSVYNNIYNNIYNKEKTRIEKDNKQKWTIEKILEKYTLHGKIRQKKAEAQNTI, encoded by the coding sequence ATGAAAAATTTAAATTTCTTTTTATATAATAACAGCAAACTCAAGAAAAATCAAGTTAGATTAATAAAACTAATTTCTATCCTAAAATATCTCAATAAAAATAAGTTAGGATATAACCAACAAGACATACTCAATCTAGCTAACTTTTTTCTCAAAAAAGAAGGTTATTCGATAATTAAAATGAAAACATTGCAAAAAGATTTGGGCTTCCTGAAAAAAAATAATGTAATTAAAACGTTTATAATAAGACTTGGAGAATACAAAGGTTCAAAAACAAAGTACATGCCCAAAATAAACGCGTATCAAATATTAAAGCAAATATTCAACTCAACAGAAGAACTACTAGAAAAAACATTCAATATTATATACAAACTAAGCAAAAAGAAAACCAATGAAAAAAATAGAACAAAAAATAGTAGTGTATATAATAATATATATAATAATATATATAATAAGGAAAAAACGAGAATAGAAAAAGATAATAAACAAAAATGGACAATAGAAAAGATATTAGAAAAATACACACTACATGGAAAGATACGACAAAAAAAGGCTGAAGCCCAAAACACAATATAA